In Pyrus communis chromosome 11, drPyrComm1.1, whole genome shotgun sequence, the sequence ccaaatctgcttgaagacatgaATGCTTGTGCCAAGTTTATCGATGGCGTTAGAAAaattgtttgcccaagttcttTTGCAAAGCATATGGCCGAGTATAGGAAGACTGTTTTACTTGTAATGATGCAGAAGATGGCTATTCTAGCAACCGAGTCTATGCTCCTTGACTAAGAGGATACTGAGGCTGCCAAAGAGGTGGCAAAGGTTGTGGCAGCCTAAGCTTATTCTTCTACCGAGAAGATCGAGAGGTTGGAATCTGAGCTCATCACTTTGAAGACGTATAATATCTCTGCCCCTACTTTTCTGTAGCTTGAGACCACTTGCCAAGAGATTGTTGACTTGAAGGCCAGGCTTGACGGGaaccaagttaagtatgaaagtgcaaaGAAAGAGATTGGATGTCGCATACCttagattcaagatcttgagcgtgCTGTTTCTGAGCTTCGTTCcgctgcttatgcaaaggatgaagagttgattgctgcttatagccaagtgatccacttcaagaaggtcattgataggcttgaaccccaagtgttggaacttcaagGTACGCTAAAGATCAACGAAAGTTTGACGAAAGAAGTGGATAAGCTGCAGCACATCCGTGTTGGTCTACTTGAGGAGAACGAGTAGCTAAAATATGAGAAGGTTGGGCTTAAGGCTTCACTTGTTCAAAGTcaggccgatttctacaagctgggttatgtaAATCATCTCTTTGGTAGGCCGTCTGACTTCAAGTTTGCTGGGAAGACTTCgaaaccttctctatttctccagAAAGCTtacttgcctttacttttgaagcatccattggtgaagtagtcggagAGGTTAATGCCTAAGCTGGAGCAACCAGAAGTGAAGAGTTGGATGATACCACTGCTGGGAGTGTTGTGGTTGCTGAAGGTATGGCGAccgagtagtcgtgggatgtccaAGTTGTTAAAGGATAGTCTTTTAGGTAACCTTTAagatttcctttgttttctttgttgctCTTATTTTGCTTGAACTCCTTCGGCCTTTGCTAGtcgtttatcaattttgctagaaaatttaataaacttgcttcctttgtttttctccatctttACTTCTTTAGTTCATGCCTTAACcttagactttatagaccagtggcAGACGTGCTGCTTTTTTTATAAGTAAACAGGCCCGCATAGCCTATGCAATAGTAaatgttggtgtagaactttgcaaagctGTTAACCATAGGGTCGGCAGCCAGACGCTTTACTTACAAAAACAGACAAATTTGCGTGACTACTAGGCTGTTAACtttggctttctccaattccaTAAGTTATGTAGCAAGTATCACGACACTTTAGGGCTTGGTGTAGGTCGTTCCGCGCTTTAGCAGAAATGAAGCCCATCAACTGAGTAGCATGTCAGCGGTGGACGAAGCTTCATATATGCACGCcaacttgtttaacctttcacaaaaacGTGCAGTTGTATAAGGTTAATGTGACTTACTGCACGAAAGGCAAACCGTAAGCAGTATTCTGGaaaccgtaggctaccttagtgtacTCGGTAGCAGATTTAGGGTTCCAGGGTAGTCGTCTATAAGGCGTACTACGTAATGTGCCCTCTCCGTCTCTAGGGCCCGGTTCCCCGCAGATTAGGCCAAGTGACCCAAAATCCTTCGATTAGCTAAGctttgaaaaagaccattgtggctacttctaggaatcccagCGCAAGCCATTGTGCACctagttatactagggcagcCCAGCTCATCCACATTTGAATATTCGGAGTGTAAGTTTATTCTTCCGCCTTGGAGGGCAGACCCATgtaggtgtcggggaattggtttaccctttcgcattaaagagtaattagtttatcctctcgcactggagagcagactCAGATGGGTGTCAGgcaattggtttaccctctcgcattggagagcatgGTTGATCCCTTGGGGCGCAATTCTTGCGATAAGTCCCTAAGAATGGCGtaatcttcttttgaagtgtaggagtgatcagttgttgtaagcaagttgtaaattacttctgaattcctcattaaAAAACGAGTGAAATGAACGAGAACTTAGTTGTAAGGTagaaactgcataacaactaGATAGTCTTTAGCTTACGAGCTAGTGCTCGTCaagctgcttgagtcttcgaGCTTTGATGTGGCAAGAGGTCACATATGGTACTTCCTCAGTTTGTAGGCGTTCCATTACTTTTCGATCTCATTGTCGTTCATGGTGGCGAGGGTGTAACTACCCTTACCACCTACTTtgctgatcttgtacggaccttcccagatgggatccatctttttggagcatTCTTTGCGGGCAATGATGAAgtcttttcttaggactagatctctgGGTTGGAACTACTagatcttggcccttttgttgtagctggagaaGAGTTGCTGCTAGTATCTGTGATGTTGATGATGGTCTGCTCGTGCTTCTCCTTTGCAAGATCTAAGCTTGTGGCCATTTCCTTATTGTTCTACTCAATGCTTGGTAGTAGAGTGCTGATACTTGGCACGATGACAtttgggatgaatgattagttctaaaccaaatgccaaagagaaaggagtcTCATCGGTGGCTCATCATTTGGtcgtgcgatatgcccatagacatTCGGGGAGTTCGTATGGCCACTTTCCCTTCTTGTCGGAGaaggatttcttgaggcagtcgagAATCGTCTTGTTGGATGATTTGGCCTGTccattgccttgaggatatctaggtgtggacatgtgctgcttgatgccatactttttGAAGAACTTTGTCAAATCGTTGCCCACGAATTACGGGCTGCTGTCGGTGACGATGGATTCAAGATGTCAAATCGATAAATAATGTTCCTCTATATGAAACGCTCTATGTCTGCCTGAGTCGTGGTTGTCACGGGCTTTGCTTCTACtcatttggtgaagtaattaGTTGTCACGATTATCGTGCCTCTTCCCTCAGTAGCGGGCGGTATTGGCCCTACCAAGTCGATTGCCCACTACATGAACGGCCAATGACTCATCTGTGGGTGTAGCTTGTTGGCAGGCAATGCTGGTACCAGCTTGTAGCGTTGGTAGCGGTCACACTTTTGCACTAATTCCTTAGCGTCTTAATGCATGGTAGGTCAGTAGTAACTTGTGTTAAGAGCCTTCTGTGCTAAGGATCGACCTTtggagtgatttccacaaacgccttcatggattgagcttagaacatTTAAGTCGTCGAAAGACGCTAGGCAGCAGAAATATGGTCCAGTGTAAGATCTTCGGGCGAGAATgtcgttccacatgtagtagcatGCTAcctttatttggagctttctatGACATTTCGATTATCGGCTCTGCGTCCGCATGGGCATTGCCTGCGCACGAAACTTGAATAAAggtgtaagtctgaaatgccTCAAGTTGCTTACGTACTTTCTCTATTAGTCTGGCTGGTGATTACCTAAGAATCAGAATGATTAGCTGGTGATTAGCCTTGAAGCCTAGAGTAATCACCTGCTCGAGCATCGAACCGTTTGGGGTGACAAGGACCATGTTTGCTTCTGAGCCTTTGTAGTTGGAGCCGTGAAGTTGAGGCCATGTTACATGCAACAGAAGATGCTCAATTGTTAGTATTGGGCTATTCTAGAGCTGAATTATAGAGCAAGGGTTGGCTGAGGTCGTGTCATGAGTAGCATGAGGTGATTTTCAACTGCCGGTATATGTTGCTtctatgtagaatcttttggggTGACGAAGACAAAACTTGCTTCTGAGTATGTCATTCTAGTGTTCGTTTGCCCTTGGTGCGCCTTTTGGGCTGAGTTATTGCATTCGTCAGAAAACTTTGCATCCGTCAGTGTCTACGCCTTTATCGTTGCATGTCTGGATTGGACAGAATAATGCATCATGAGGATGACTGCGTGCGTTTGAAAGTCTAACTTGAGCTTTCGAGTTATAACAATTATCGCCagagttagcttttgaatttctggtagCTGGTTTCATCATTGAAAAgagcttttgaactgtggaatatAGATAGTCGGGCCATTTGCTATTCTCGTTTgatggtagagcttattgctaCTTCAGATACCGTCATACATGCAAATAGGTCTTCCGCTGCTTCTAGTTTAGATAGTAGGAATGTGATGTCAAGTTCATTTTCAAGTTCTCCCATTTGGATCGGTGAGCCTCGTCCTAAAATGCATGCTTCTCTGTCAGAACGAAAGAGTCTaccagagttagatcttctttcatgattaaTTTTTGGAACAGCGGGTGGTATGCTGgaagtcatttttggaaggctgCTCTAACTATCGAGTCGTTGTATCTGACAATCTTTGCTTTCTCTGTTTTGAACCTCTTCATATAGTTGCGAAGCGACttctttgggttcttcttgacgttgaacaagtggtcgaacttcttcttgatcgagcaatatgatgaatattctttggtgaaaaccaaagaaagttcgtTGAAACTCCGAATGGATTGTGGCGGCAAggtgtagaaccaatcttgTGCCTTGCCTTTTAAAGTGGTAGTGAATACCATGCACATGAGATCATTGTAGTTTCGATAGAGGATCATTGCGCTTTGGTAGTGCTCCAAGTGTCTTTCCGAGTCTCTATCTCCATTAAATGATGTGAAATATGGCATGCTAAACTCGCGTGGAGGCTCTGCCTGCTCAATCTCGTCCATGAATGGTGacttgcttatgttggtcatgttctGTCGTAGTGCATCATCAATGACCTCGTTGCGTTGGAAATCGCGTAATTGCTCAGTCAAATGTCTCTTTACTCGTTCCTGAATTTACTTTTGTTGGGGGTACCAAAACTCTCGGTTACCCCCAATCATGACCTATTGATCTAGGTTGATCTTCTATGTGCTTGGCTTGTCTATGTCGCAGCTGCGGTGCATATGGCTAGTTCCTAGCAGGCGAGGGAATTCTTTGCAGGCTGCTGGTTGAGCTTGAACTGGATTGAGTGACTGTTTCTCTCCATCCATCGTGCTACCTACTCCGATGTGATGTAGAAGATGCTCATTGCGGGCTTTGCTGCGAATGAACTCTTTGCTTGGAAGACTGTTCATGTTGATTAACGGAGTGTGACCCTAACCGTGAGTGTATGCTTGTCCATAGGCCTAACCGAGAGTGCACACTCATCCGCGCGCTAAGACGAAAGTATACGCTATCTCAAGGGCCAATCGGGAGTGTACCCCGCCGGAACACTCGGTTCGTGGCTGGTCGAGTAGCTGCTTGCTGGGACGATGCTGGAAAGGTTCTTCGTCTGCCCTTATCCTATTTTGGAACACTTCGTCTGGGGCATGTTGCATCCCGATACGCTGCaaaagctgattcaccaaggtcgtttgATGTGCGAGTGCGCTtatcaactctatgacttgtcgagacaaatgTTGTTCGCCATTCGGATTAAAAGAGCTTGGAAGAAATGCATCttcttgagcagtggaagtgtggtagactccaGGTGTGAGATTTGAATTACggaatgtcaaatttgtggagAAGTGTGGTAAAAATACCCTCTGTTTAATCGTAGGCCCAGAAATTTGAAGTCAAGATGGTTGAACTATTCTTGGGCCGATTTGAGTTGCTTGGAAGACCAcgagagcaggctgggccacgggaGTAGGCTGCTCGGCGTGTGGCGCATGTGGGTGTGAGGCTAGGGCTTGGCTCGGCAACGCGTTGAGCTCGCATTGGGCTTGAAAGGCTCGGGCCGGCTCACTTTGGGCTTAGGCCCTCGTGGGCTTGGATGGCATGGCTCGGGCCGTGGTCATGGTGCTATGTATCTTGTTATGGTGGCCATTGTTGTGGTTGCTATAGTGGTGCACCATGAGGGTGGTGCCGCTCCATTCTTCGTTGCGTTGAGCCTTGTAGATTGTCGCGATCCTAATTCTTAAACGTTGGAATTTTCGTTCGTCGAGGTTTTTGAATCTCTTGcgattgtacttttcttttacgtttttatcaaagaattttgagaaataaaaattccaagaataagaat encodes:
- the LOC137709190 gene encoding uncharacterized protein; translation: MTNISKSPFMDEIEQAEPPREFSMPYFTSFNGDRDSERHLEHYQSAMILYRNYNDLMCMVFTTTLKGKAQDWFYTLPPQSIRSFNELSLVFTKEYSSYCSIKKKFDHLFNVKKNPKKSLRNYMKRFKTEKAKIVRYNDSIVRAAFQK